In a single window of the Caldibacillus debilis DSM 16016 genome:
- a CDS encoding Rossmann-fold NAD(P)-binding domain-containing protein, with the protein MNYGHVLIFGGTGMLAKATGWIAARSERTVVFGRNRHRLERIAKQYDGYGLEAKQLDYTDNAALIREIHAAHTQHGPIGMVVAWIHGTAPKALPTIKEQISRLQSDPWTLVHIKGSSSRLSDITKPDPDAPENCQVKEVRLGFVYDGTSSRWLTHEEISDGIIEAIKGNQPITVVGTLEPLDKRP; encoded by the coding sequence ATGAATTACGGCCATGTGCTGATTTTTGGCGGGACGGGGATGCTCGCCAAAGCGACCGGGTGGATTGCCGCCCGCTCGGAAAGAACGGTTGTTTTCGGAAGAAACCGGCACCGATTGGAAAGGATCGCAAAACAATACGACGGTTATGGGCTGGAGGCGAAACAACTGGACTATACGGACAATGCGGCATTAATCCGGGAGATTCATGCTGCCCACACCCAACATGGTCCGATCGGCATGGTGGTGGCCTGGATCCACGGCACGGCCCCGAAAGCCCTTCCGACCATAAAAGAGCAAATTTCCCGGCTTCAAAGCGATCCTTGGACGCTGGTCCATATCAAAGGCAGCAGCAGCCGTCTATCGGACATCACAAAACCGGATCCCGACGCACCGGAAAATTGCCAGGTAAAAGAAGTGAGGTTGGGTTTCGTTTATGACGGCACATCTTCCAGATGGCTGACCCATGAAGAAATCTCGGACGGGATAATCGAAGCCATCAAAGGAAATCAACCGATAACGGTTGTGGGCACTTTGGAGCCTTTGGACAAAAGGCCATGA